In one Silene latifolia isolate original U9 population chromosome 10, ASM4854445v1, whole genome shotgun sequence genomic region, the following are encoded:
- the LOC141604972 gene encoding uncharacterized protein LOC141604972, whose amino-acid sequence MEVFTSTFFSSTPSLNTLTQKTRLKLYKTHLKCIPTTNFPLLNPKKPHITARFGGPTKRRNSLRKKLTGSNNDTQVTPKDPNFIDPVHHFADNQFNHVPVVDLDSLKVESLENFENDGKMLGESVLFDKLEGWVELYKKDTEFWGIGSNPIFIVLQDSSSGKVDKVLVDEDEILRRNGVDPLYFRKVGDLDEEFSEVKGKISHARLLAKEVESGKDVISRNSSVARFVVSGVGEGLGLVSRIRSISVPKNVVNKVFGIGVGVVCGVLFVWMLKKVLGLVGKGGEMSRREEEMLRRKMKARAEKERMLKGSVEIVEEVSGLPGVVPKRPQFDKEAVLDGIRKAKGLSSDLTLVNDGSASNEKDFRIKEIQMMARRAREIESGEQSVTEGDDLDNENLIKLNDRTPETIDSVKVDDLEKQSSIELPAMEISSSEEVVEGYSSENLIHDGAINGISETKLSESLETTSGDCKSPCEEDSEVLENAEPLKDSSERTTIDKKSQRSDVNHLHDSSNPSEQTKRAMPDVSSRKVRPPMKTPVRRMPKIIRSVKEAREYLSLKSENGGVGDVSTYVNERLGKDDKAVESSEVDRILDPDPAVNVCEQEEAEEMENDIIRSREERQVELTPLKSRETDKISTVDIDLSFGRIQDADEMLNPSDSSEIPEALSGGTASLDDAPDVNGDLSSSAWLDKVDDRTPRPTDLSEISNFVVADQVSSHDVANSGGVSNTDGKSAPRYSNLHERVNGLNGTPNLDTSSGKPEETELIRNETNDHENFSNNYVESELPSADTCLDSESSKEDRVGGSIPDKESWLEKNFHEMDPIVNKIGAGFRGSYMVAREKVKQDVGPTLDFMDLSSVNDDTELEWMKDDKLRDIVFKVRDNELAGRDPFHSMDLDDKAAFFEGLERKVEKQNEKLATLHQWLHSNIENIDYGADGISIYDPPEKVVPKWKGPPIDEFPEFLTNSEDQQQEASSLQKSTQSTEHNYPGTSQEASLTKPRPEKKVAKSPKTVIEASDGSIKPGKKSGKEYWQHTKKWSRGFVESYNAESDPEMKSTMKDIGKDLDRWITEKEIQDSADLMDKIPQRGKEFIEKKINKLKREMELFGPQAVVSKYHEYADDKEEDYLWWLDLPHVLCIEMYTYEGEDHEVGFYTLEMAEDLEIEPKPQHVIAFQDPGDCKNFCYIIQAHLEMLGKGKAFIVPQHPKDVFREAKANGFGVTVIRKGEVQLNVDQPLEEVEELISEIGSKIYHDKIMKDRSVDISSLMKGVFGFNKPIKRRRKKRSRKRPTKP is encoded by the exons ATGGAGGTTTTTACCTCCACATTCTTCTCTTCAACCCCTTCACTCAACACTCTCACTCAAAAAACCCGTCTCAAACTCTACAAAACCCACCTCAAATGCATCCCAACTACCAATTTTCCACTCTTAAACCCCAAAAAACCCCATATAACAGCTCGTTTTGGTGGACCCACAAAGCGTCGCAATTCACTGAGGAAAAAACTTACTGGTAGCAATAATGACACTCAGGTAACTCCTAAAGATCCTAACTTTATTGACCCAGTTCATCATTTTGCTGATAATCAATTTAATCATGTTCCTGTAGTTGATTTAGATAGTTTGAAAGTTGAAAGTttagaaaattttgaaaatgatggTAAAATGTTAGGTGAATCTGTGTTATTTGATAAATTGGAGGGTTGGGTTGAGTTGTATAAGAAAGATACGGAGTTTTGGGGAATTGGGTCAAATCCTATATTCATTGTTCTTCAAGATTCTAGTAGTGGTAAGGTTGATAAAGTTTTGGTTGATGAAGATGAGATTTTGAGAAGGAATGGTGTTGATCCTTTGTATTTTAGGAAGGTGGGAGATTTAGATGAGGAGTTTAGTGAGGTGAAAGGTAAGATTTCTCATGCTAGATTGTTGGCTAAGGAGGTAGAGAGTGGGAAGGATGTGATTTCGAGGAATAGCTCGGTTGCGAGGTTTGTGGTTTCTGGTGTGGgtgagggtttagggttggttAGTAGGATTAGGAGTATATCGGTTCCGAAGAATGTAGTGAATAAGGTGTTTGGGATTGGGGTTGGTGTGGTTTGTGGTGTTTTGTTTGTTTGGATGTTGAAAAAGGTGTTGGGTTTAGTAGGGAAGGGAGGGGAGATGTCGAGGCGTGAGGAGGAGATGTTGAGGAGAAAGATGAAGGCTAGGGCGGAGAAGGAGAGGATGTTGAAGGGTAGTGTGGAAATTGTTGAAGAGGTGTCGGGGTTGCCGGGTGTTGTCCCTAAAAGGCCTCAATTTGATAAGGAGGCGGTTTTGGATGGAATTAGGAAAGCAAAAGGGTTGAGTAGTGATTTGACTTTAGTAAATGATGGTAGTGCTTCTAACGAAAAGGATTTTCGGATAAAGGAGATACAAATGATGGCAAGACGTGCACGAGAAATTGAGAGTGGTGAGCAGTCTGTAACTGAAGGGGATGATTTGGATAATGAGAACTTGATTAAGCTAAATGACAGGACTCCAGAAACTATTGATTCTGTTAAGGTTGACGACTTGGAGAAGCAATCTTCCATTGAATTGCCTGCCATGGAGATATCTTCTTCTGAAGAAGTTGTGGAAGGGTATTCAAGTGAAAACTTAATCCATGATGGGGCTATTAATGGCATTTCAGAAACTAAATTGTCGGAAAGTCTAGAAACTACAAGTGGTGATTGCAAATCTCCCTGTGAAGAGGATTCTGAGGTGCTGGAGAACGCGGAACCTCTCAAGGATTCAAGTGAAAGAACTACAATCGATAAGAAAAGCCAAAGGAGTGATGTCAATCACTTGCATGATAGTTCCAACCCATCAGAACAAACTAAAAGGGCAATGCCTGACGTTTCAAGCAGGAAAGTGAGGCCACCCATGAAAACACCTGTGAGAAGGATGCCGAAGATCATTCGTTCAGTGAAAGAAGCTAGGGAATATCTCTCCTTGAAAAGTGAGAATGGCGGAGTTGGTGATGTCAGTACCTATGTCAATGAGAGATTAGGGAAGGACGACAAGGCTGTAGAGTCTTCCGAGGTTGACAGAATATTGGATCCTGATCCCGCTGTAAACGTGTGTGAACAAGAGGAAGCTGAAGAAATGGAAAATGACATTATTAGATCACGCGAAGAGCGCCAGGTGGAATTGACACCTCTTAAAAGCCGTGAAACGGATAAAATTTCCACTGTAGATATTGACCTGAGTTTTGGAAGAATACAGGATGCTGATGAGATGCTTAATCCTAGCGATTCTAGTGAAATACCAGAAGCTCTTTCTGGTGGAACTGCTAGTCTTGATGACGCTCCAGATGTAAATGGCGATCTATCATCTTCAGCATGGCTGGACAAGGTGGATGATAGAACACCTAGGCCTACTGATTTAAGTGAAATATCAAATTTTGTTGTTGCAGACCAAGTTTCTTCACATGATGTGGCTAATTCAGGAGGAGTGTCAAACACCGATGGTAAGAGTGCTCCTCGTTACTCCAATCTACATGAAAGGGTGAATGGACTAAATGGAACACCCAATCTTGATACCTCAAGTGGGAAACCTGAAGAGACCGAACTTATCCGAAATGAGACAAATGACCATGAAAATTTCAGTAACAATTATGTCGAAAGTGAGCTTCCATCAGCTGATACCTGCCTAGACTCCGAAAGTAGTAAAGAAGATAGAGTAGGAGGTTCTATTCCTGATAAAGAGAGCTGGCTGGAGAAGAACTTTCATGAGATGGATCCCATAGTGAATAAAATAGGTGCAGGCTTTAGGGGTAGTTACATGGTTGCTAGAGAGAAAGTAAAGCAAGATGTGGGTCCTACATTGGACTTTATGGACCTTAGCTCTGTGAACGATGATACAGAGCTTGAGTGGATGAAGGATGATAAACTTAGAGATATTGTTTTTAAGGTTAGAGATAATGAATTGGCTGGGCGAGATCCTTTCCATTCAATGGATCTAGATGATAAAGCTGCCTTCTTTGAAGGACTTGAACGTAAAGTTGAAAAGCAGAACGAGAAATTAGCAACGCTTCATCAATGGCTTCATTCAAACATTGAAAATATCGATTATGGAGCAG ATGGTATCAGCATATATGATCCACCTGAGAAAGTGGTACCCAAATGGAAAGGTCCGCCTATTGATGAATTTCCTGAATTTCTCACCAACAGTGAAGATCAACAACAAGAAGCATCTTCTCTTCAAAAGAGTACTCAATCTACTGAACATAACTACCCTGGGACATCCCAAGAAGCCTCTCTTACAAAGCCAAGACCCGAGAAAAAGGTCGCTAAATCTCCAAAGACGGTTATAGAGGCAAGTGATGGCTCCATCAAACCCGGCAAAAAATCTGGAAAAGAATACTGGCAACACACAAAAAAATGGTCCCGTGGATTTGTCGAATCCTATAATGCAGAGAGTGATCCAGAAATGAAATCCACCATGAAGGATATAGGGAAGGATTTGGACAGGTGGATTACAGAAAAGGAAATACAGGACTCAGCTGATTTGATGGATAAAATTCCTCAGAGGGGCAAGGAATTCATAGAGAAGAAGATAAACAAGCTTAAGAGAGAAATGGAACTTTTTGGACCGCAAGCTGTTGTAAGTAAGTACCATGAATATGCCGACGATAAGGAAGAAGATTACTTGTGGTGGTTAGATCTTCCTCATGTACTG TGCATTGAAATGTATACATATGAAGGTGAAGATCATGAAGTTGGATTTTATACATTGGAAATGGCTGAAGATCTCGAGATTGAACCAAAGCCACAACATGTTATCGCGTTTCAGGACCCTGGTGATTGCAAGAACTTCTGCTACATTATACAGGCTCATTTAGAAATGCTTGGCAAGGGAAAAGCGTTTATCGTTCCACAGCATCCCAAA GATGTCTTTCGAGAAGCAAAAGCAAATGGTTTTGGTGTAACCGTCATTAGGAAAGGGGAAGTACAGCTCAATGTGGATCAACCACTCGAAGAGGTAGAAGAACTGATCTCTGAGATCGGAAGTAAGATCTACCATGACAAGATCATGAAAGATCGTTCGGTTGACATAAGCTCCTTGATGAAGGGCGTATTCGGTTTCAACAAGCCCATTAAGAG GAGAAGAAAGAAGCGATCACGTAAAAGACCCACCAAACCATGA
- the LOC141604974 gene encoding UV-stimulated scaffold protein A homolog, which yields MAEQHHEDEEQRERGKVIDLIDKATNSIEREVDHRLLKAIKMVVRYSDFELKLAAQTLIQLMKRPHSQIRYLALLIIDELFMRSKLFRTLITENLDQLLSLSVGFRRNQPLPDPPSVATVLRLKAIEFLEKWNNSFGIHYRQIRLGYHYLKNTLRYQFPNLQANAARVEQERKERELRTQEILKNKFESLRENLPSIREGIRTTVDEIGECLKIAKANDENVMGIPLDNDSDEEEFEIRNPELRQIRLNALKEAEKIHENTENKVVFDALRESYKLLVTKHLASVQQWISVVIRVEVDDTRFRDSTLKEFIDFRNRILAVKKKCEESGCTMLNVGDDEEEDIWEEGKTDYVETTQINKALKIDAPESSTRRVIKKETREVETGKYKAKVAAANVDSNSLKGKLLAEAPVVNWASALDNWGEKRDALANQRGLELDSHWGRVDHDAAIPAEKIAELNFHASVYEEEQAEIQPCRARLRKGGLCDRRDLRVCPFHGPIIPRDDQGTPICSRDEGPSASQLSPDDIEEMNIDEEDISMEKLAKQAVKNVRKKDNEEAKKREVDKRALKKAKLAVVRDHNDAVLREASTSMYAGFGEHEGGAIIGERGSTKTKKVTLASMLKKKVTAKDRLAQKLLSGRARKTTMKHPM from the exons ATGGCGGAACAACATCACGAAGATGAAGAGCAGAGAGAAAGAGGAAAAGTCATTGATTTAATCGACAAAGCTACTAATTCAATTGAACGAGAAGTTGATCATCGTCTTCTTAAAGCCATTAAAATGGTGGTACGATACTCCGATTTCGAGCTTAAACTCGCCGCACAAACCCTAATTCAACTCATGAAACGCCCTCACTCTCAG ATCAGGTATCTTGCGTTGTTGATAATTGACGAGCTGTTTATGCGATCGAAGTTGTTTAGAACCCTAATTACTGAGAATTTGGATCAATTGTTAAGTTTATCTGTTGGTTTTCGGAGGAATCAGCCGCTTCCTGATCCTCCTTCAGTTGCAACCGTTTTGCGGTTGAAAGCGATTGAGTTCTTAGAGAAATGGAATAATTCGTTTGGAATTCATTATAGACAGATTAGGTTAGGGTATCATTATTTGAAGAACACGCTTAGGTATCAGTTTCCTAATTTACAGGCGAATGCGGCTAGGGTTGagcaagagagaaaagagagagagtTGAGGACACAAGAGATTTTGAAGAACAAGTTTGAGTCGTTGAGGGAGAATTTGCCTTCTATTAGGGAAGGGATTAGGACGACGGTTGATGAGATTGGGGAGTGTTTGAAGATTGCCAAGGCAAATGATGAGAATGTGATGGGAATACCGTTGGACAATGATAGTGATGAGGAGGAGTTTGAGATTAGGAACCCTGAGTTGCGGCAAATCAGGCTTAATGCATTGAAGGAGGCAGAGAAAATTCACGAGAACACGGAAAATAAAGTGGTTTTTGATGCCTTGAGGGAATCGTACAAGCTTTTGGTGACCAAACATTTGGCTTCTGTTCAACAATGGATTTCGGTTGTTATTAGGGTTGAGGTTGATGATACGAGGTTTAGGGATTCTACATTAAAGGAGTTCATTGATTTTCGCAATCGAATCTTGGCAGTGAAGAAGAAATGTGAGGAGTCGGGTTGCACTATGCTTAATGTTGGGGATGACGAGGAAGAGGACATTTGGGAGGAGGGAAAGACCGACTATGTGGAAACTACTCAAATAAACAAAGCGTTAAAAATTGATGCTCCTGAAAGTAGCACGAGGAGGGTAATTAAGAAAGAGACTAGAGAAGTTGAAACGGGTAAATACAAAGCTAAAGTTGCTGCTGCTAATGTTGATTCAAATTCGTTGAAGGGAAAGCTTCTAGCTGAAGCCCCGGTTGTCAATTGGGCTTCGGCTTTGGATAACTGGGGCGAGAAGAGGGATGCTTTGGCTAACCAAAGAGGCTTGGAGCTAGATAGTCATTGGGGTAGGGTAGATCATGACGCTGCTATACCTGCTGAAAAGATTGCAGAACTAAATTTTCATGCAAGTGTTTACGAAGAAGAGCAAGCTGAAATACAACCGTGTCGTGCTCGTTTGCGCAAGGGCGGGCTCTGTGACAGGAGAGACTTGCGGGTATGCCCTTTTCATGGACCCATTATACCCCGTGATGATCAAGGAACACCTATTTGTAGTAGAGATGAAGGACCTTCCGCGAGCCAGTTGAGTCCGGACGATATAGAAGAGATGAATATTGATGAAGAGGATATTTCGATGGAAAAATTGGCCAAGCAGGCTGTGAAGAATGTTAGAAAGAAGGATAATGAAGAGGCAAAAAAGAGAGAAGTTGATAAGCGAGCTCTTAAAAAAGCAAAACTTGCTGTAGTTCGGGATCACAATGACGCTGTTCTTCGAGAGGCCTCAACGTCAATGTATGCGGGTTTTGGAGAACATGAAGGTGGGGCTATCATCGGAGAGAGGGGTTCTACCAAAACTAAAAAGGTAACTCTTGCATCTATGTTGAAAAAGAAAGTGACGGCGAAAGATAGGTTAGCTCAGAAGCTGTTGAGTGGGCGAGCAAGAAAGACAACTatgaaacatccaatgtaa